One window of Gloeothece citriformis PCC 7424 genomic DNA carries:
- a CDS encoding Rieske 2Fe-2S domain-containing protein, giving the protein MTTLLRNFWYVAMPANKLTAGQLVGKKMLGEPILIGRKADGEVFAMRDICPHRGIPLRHGWIEGDGVCCCYHGWKFKTKDGCCSEIPSLTEYDKLDIGRIQVTTYPCREIQGHIWVYIASEGKRNIDPAELPPVPTVPDFGKTAPQIAETSHFACDVDQAVIGLMDPAHGPYVHRAWWWRSGPRKFRVKEKLYEPVPMGFRLAPYEMPVSAKPYKLLGNKVSIEIVFQLPTVRQEILRGDRHKACLLTAITPIDENQCEVHQSIYWTIPWLGIVKPIMRYLTIEFLNQDRDVVIKQQEGLAYNPSLMLIDDADTQAKWYFSLKREYERSQQENRPFNNPVEAKILRWRS; this is encoded by the coding sequence ATGACAACTCTGTTACGTAATTTCTGGTACGTAGCAATGCCGGCTAACAAACTCACAGCCGGTCAGCTAGTCGGTAAAAAAATGCTTGGTGAACCGATTTTAATTGGGCGCAAGGCTGATGGAGAAGTCTTTGCCATGCGGGATATTTGCCCCCATCGTGGCATCCCTCTACGTCATGGTTGGATAGAAGGGGATGGGGTCTGTTGTTGTTATCATGGCTGGAAATTTAAGACAAAAGATGGCTGTTGCTCTGAAATTCCCTCGTTAACCGAATACGATAAGTTAGATATTGGACGCATACAAGTTACGACTTATCCCTGTCGAGAAATTCAAGGTCATATCTGGGTGTATATTGCCTCTGAGGGGAAAAGAAATATAGATCCTGCTGAACTTCCCCCAGTCCCCACCGTGCCTGATTTTGGGAAAACTGCCCCCCAAATTGCTGAAACCTCTCACTTTGCTTGTGATGTGGATCAGGCGGTGATCGGATTAATGGATCCGGCTCATGGCCCTTATGTTCATCGTGCTTGGTGGTGGCGTAGTGGCCCGAGAAAGTTTCGGGTTAAGGAAAAACTCTATGAACCTGTACCGATGGGGTTTCGGTTAGCTCCCTATGAAATGCCGGTTAGTGCTAAACCTTATAAGTTATTGGGAAATAAGGTATCGATAGAGATTGTTTTTCAGTTACCGACGGTTCGACAAGAGATTTTAAGGGGCGATCGTCATAAAGCTTGTTTATTAACGGCGATTACTCCTATAGATGAAAATCAATGCGAGGTGCATCAAAGTATTTATTGGACAATTCCTTGGTTGGGAATTGTTAAACCCATTATGCGTTATTTAACGATCGAGTTTTTAAATCAAGACCGAGATGTAGTCATCAAGCAACAAGAAGGGTTAGCTTACAATCCGTCTTTAATGTTAATTGATGATGCGGATACTCAAGCCAAATGGTATTTTAGTTTAAAACGGGAATATGAGCGATCGCAGCAAGAAAATCGACCGTTTAATAATCCAGTAGAGGCGAAAATTTTACGCTGGAGGAGTTAA
- the chlG gene encoding chlorophyll synthase ChlG, whose product MSNNSESTTASMANRSAKTRQLLGMKGAAPGETSIWKIRLQLMKPITWIPLIWGVVCGAASSGNYTWTLEDILKAATCMLLSGPLLAGYTQTLNDFYDREIDAINEPYRPIPSGAISVPQVITQIFLLLFAGLGIAYLLDLWAGHQFPNVTAIALLGSFLAYIYSAPPLKLKKNGWLGNYALGASYIALPWWAGHALFGELNSTIIILTLIYSLAGLGIAVVNDFKSVEGDRQLGLQSLPVMFGVTTAAWICVIMIDVFQAGIAGYLISIHENLYATILLLLVIPQITFQDMYFLRAPLENDVKYQASAQPFLVLGMLVTGLALGHAGI is encoded by the coding sequence ATGTCTAATAACAGCGAATCGACAACAGCATCCATGGCCAATCGCAGCGCCAAAACTCGCCAACTGTTGGGCATGAAAGGGGCAGCCCCAGGAGAAACCTCGATCTGGAAAATTCGCCTACAATTAATGAAACCTATCACCTGGATTCCCTTAATTTGGGGGGTGGTTTGTGGTGCGGCCTCTTCTGGAAATTATACTTGGACTCTCGAAGATATTCTTAAAGCCGCCACCTGTATGCTTTTATCTGGGCCTTTGTTAGCCGGTTATACCCAAACACTCAATGATTTTTATGACCGTGAAATAGACGCAATTAATGAACCTTATCGCCCAATTCCTTCTGGCGCAATTTCTGTGCCTCAAGTCATTACACAAATTTTCCTGCTTCTGTTTGCTGGATTAGGAATCGCTTATCTGTTAGATTTGTGGGCAGGTCATCAGTTTCCTAATGTTACGGCTATTGCTTTATTAGGCTCATTTTTAGCCTATATTTATTCTGCTCCCCCGTTAAAACTTAAAAAGAATGGTTGGTTAGGAAATTATGCCCTAGGTGCGAGTTATATCGCTTTACCTTGGTGGGCGGGTCATGCTCTATTTGGAGAATTAAACTCCACGATTATCATCTTAACCCTGATTTACAGTTTAGCCGGTTTAGGGATTGCAGTGGTGAATGACTTTAAGAGTGTAGAAGGCGATCGGCAATTAGGGCTACAATCTCTACCGGTCATGTTTGGGGTAACAACTGCGGCGTGGATTTGTGTGATCATGATTGATGTTTTTCAAGCCGGAATTGCCGGTTATCTCATCAGTATTCATGAGAATCTGTATGCTACCATTTTATTACTGTTGGTCATTCCTCAGATTACTTTTCAGGATATGTATTTTTTACGCGCTCCCCTGGAAAATGATGTTAAATATCAAGCTAGCGCCCAACCTTTCTTAGTTTTGGGTATGTTAGTCACAGGATTAGCCTTAGGTCATGCCGGTATTTAA
- a CDS encoding ArsA family ATPase, with translation MSFILTFLGKESSDRSVIAIAAAKKLATQGSKVLLIGGDPSPSWGMLLGASPSPSPTEMETNLSVVQLMSAQLLEQSWEQIKDLEAQYLRSPLLKNVYGQELGILPGMDSALALNTIREYDKSGKYDVIIYDGAGDLETLRMFGIPEISSWYARRFRQVFTDSDIGKVLSPFVQPITAAIFNMSWTADDLVNQPSQEASTILEEGRTALANPNRVAAYLVTTDEPIIVKNTRFLWGSAQQIGLTVGGVILTQAEVTDTLKKEFNPLNVTPVPRRSGDDWQPLMDALPNFREAATAPKPLIIDIPAGQVRVFLPGFAKNEVKLIQSGPELTIEAGNQRRNIDVPQPLRGKPVKGAKFQDEYLIISF, from the coding sequence ATGTCCTTCATACTAACCTTTTTAGGTAAAGAGAGTAGCGATCGTTCCGTCATAGCGATCGCTGCTGCGAAAAAACTAGCAACTCAAGGCTCAAAGGTTCTTCTCATTGGAGGCGATCCGAGTCCCTCTTGGGGGATGCTCTTAGGGGCATCTCCTAGTCCCTCTCCCACAGAGATGGAGACGAATTTGAGTGTAGTTCAACTAATGAGCGCCCAATTATTAGAGCAAAGTTGGGAACAGATTAAGGATTTAGAAGCGCAATATCTACGATCGCCGTTATTAAAAAACGTCTATGGTCAAGAGTTAGGGATTTTACCCGGTATGGATAGCGCCCTAGCCCTCAATACGATCCGAGAATATGACAAAAGCGGTAAATATGATGTCATTATTTATGATGGGGCAGGAGACTTAGAAACCTTAAGAATGTTTGGTATTCCCGAAATCTCTAGCTGGTATGCCCGTCGGTTTCGTCAGGTATTCACCGACTCTGACATCGGAAAAGTCTTATCTCCCTTTGTTCAACCCATTACAGCCGCAATTTTTAACATGAGTTGGACGGCGGATGATTTAGTCAATCAACCCTCTCAAGAAGCTAGCACGATTTTAGAAGAGGGAAGAACCGCTTTAGCTAATCCTAATCGAGTAGCGGCCTATTTGGTCACGACAGATGAGCCGATCATCGTTAAAAATACCAGATTTTTATGGGGAAGCGCCCAACAAATTGGCTTAACCGTCGGCGGAGTCATTCTCACTCAAGCTGAGGTGACAGACACTTTAAAGAAAGAATTTAACCCGTTGAATGTTACCCCTGTCCCCCGTCGTAGTGGGGATGACTGGCAACCTTTAATGGACGCTTTACCCAATTTCCGAGAGGCCGCAACCGCGCCTAAACCCTTAATTATCGATATCCCTGCCGGACAAGTACGGGTATTCTTACCCGGATTTGCCAAAAACGAAGTTAAATTAATTCAATCGGGCCCAGAATTAACGATCGAAGCCGGCAATCAACGGCGAAATATAGATGTTCCCCAACCGTTACGGGGAAAACCAGTCAAAGGCGCTAAATTTCAAGATGAGTATTTAATCATCTCCTTTTAA
- a CDS encoding DUF2862 domain-containing protein → MEIGQKVKIYRLRDRVSKGIVDKLGKVGIIKDFKMTDGSGVGALVQFEDRSATWFFEDELKPVE, encoded by the coding sequence ATGGAAATCGGGCAAAAAGTCAAAATCTATCGTCTAAGAGATCGGGTATCCAAAGGGATCGTAGACAAACTTGGTAAAGTCGGAATCATTAAAGACTTCAAAATGACGGACGGCAGTGGAGTAGGAGCTCTCGTTCAATTTGAAGACAGATCAGCTACCTGGTTTTTTGAAGACGAACTCAAACCCGTAGAATAA
- a CDS encoding ABC transporter permease: MTLTLKATTKAKFGCSSIQRYYELIHVLVERNIKGRYRGSFLGVYWSMLNPLIMTGIYTSIFGTIFASYYDNSIVNYVLAAFTGLVVINFFSASTTQALSSVVSNGGLLNKLKLPISIFPVSMVIANVFQLLIGALPILAVVTLWNSKSLINLGALLFPLIALTLLSTGIGFIVCTLYVFFRDLPYFYEIICFVLWMTSPIFYPAEIVPETVKPFISLNPLLPIIESIRQIALSGDLPNIHYMGQALISGLIFLFLGWSVFRWLQDQFMDLL; this comes from the coding sequence ATGACGCTAACCCTAAAAGCTACTACTAAGGCTAAATTTGGCTGCTCATCTATTCAACGATATTATGAGTTAATTCATGTTTTGGTTGAGCGCAATATAAAAGGACGATATCGCGGTTCATTCTTAGGGGTCTACTGGTCTATGTTGAACCCTTTAATTATGACTGGTATATATACTTCAATTTTTGGAACTATTTTTGCTTCTTATTATGATAATTCTATAGTCAATTATGTTTTAGCGGCTTTTACTGGGTTGGTAGTGATCAACTTCTTTAGTGCTTCTACTACTCAAGCTCTATCAAGTGTCGTAAGCAATGGGGGATTACTGAATAAATTGAAGCTTCCCATCAGTATATTCCCGGTTTCTATGGTGATTGCTAATGTTTTTCAGTTATTAATCGGAGCTTTACCGATCTTAGCAGTTGTTACTTTATGGAATTCTAAAAGTTTGATTAATTTAGGAGCTTTATTATTTCCTTTAATCGCTTTAACTTTACTATCTACAGGGATAGGGTTTATTGTTTGCACTCTGTATGTGTTTTTTAGAGATTTACCCTATTTTTATGAAATAATCTGTTTTGTCTTATGGATGACCAGCCCGATTTTTTATCCGGCTGAGATTGTTCCAGAAACGGTAAAACCTTTTATTAGTTTGAACCCTCTGCTTCCTATCATCGAAAGCATTCGTCAAATCGCTTTATCTGGAGATTTGCCCAATATTCATTATATGGGACAAGCTCTAATCAGTGGTTTGATCTTTTTATTTCTAGGTTGGAGTGTTTTTCGTTGGTTACAAGACCAATTTATGGACTTACTGTAA
- a CDS encoding ABC transporter ATP-binding protein: MTEVIRFDQVSLWRRTQEEFTYDLKKTIFSVLEGKYRQPARKLILEDINLTVEAGEKMGIIGANGSGKSTLLKLICGILKPSKGRAWVKGQIAPLIELGAGFDPDLPVTDNIILYGVMLGFSRQYMRDITDSILEFAELQNYHSAPVKSLSSGMVARLGFAIATEVQPDILILDEVLSVGDESFKNKCKRRMKRFWDANVTILVVSHDLPLIQDSCKRVIWLDKGKVKMIGEADEVVEHYLDSVKLVAQ; encoded by the coding sequence ATGACAGAAGTAATTCGATTTGATCAAGTCTCTCTATGGCGTAGAACTCAGGAAGAGTTTACTTATGATCTTAAGAAAACTATTTTCTCAGTTCTAGAAGGTAAATATCGTCAGCCGGCTAGAAAGTTAATTTTAGAGGATATTAATTTAACGGTTGAAGCGGGAGAAAAAATGGGTATTATCGGTGCTAATGGTTCAGGTAAGTCCACTCTGCTGAAGCTGATCTGCGGGATTCTAAAACCGAGTAAGGGACGTGCTTGGGTAAAAGGTCAAATTGCTCCTTTGATTGAGTTAGGAGCAGGTTTTGATCCGGATTTACCAGTCACAGATAATATTATTCTCTATGGGGTGATGTTGGGGTTTTCTCGTCAATACATGAGGGATATTACTGATTCAATTTTAGAGTTTGCTGAGTTACAAAATTATCATTCTGCTCCCGTCAAGTCTCTGTCTTCGGGAATGGTGGCTCGTTTGGGGTTTGCGATCGCAACAGAAGTGCAACCGGATATTTTAATTTTAGATGAGGTTCTCTCCGTAGGGGATGAAAGTTTTAAAAATAAATGTAAGCGCAGGATGAAGCGTTTTTGGGATGCTAATGTGACTATATTGGTGGTTTCCCATGATTTGCCTTTGATTCAAGATTCCTGTAAACGAGTAATTTGGTTGGATAAGGGTAAAGTTAAGATGATCGGAGAAGCTGATGAGGTGGTTGAGCATTATTTGGATTCTGTTAAATTGGTGGCTCAATAA
- a CDS encoding beta strand repeat-containing protein: protein MADFILDAQGGILTGTNEADLISFAVNITGQINSLEGNDTIQSLGGNSVTGTQIILANQGDDLISSASTGGFLTTIEAYGGQGNDTVVGGNFNDTLYGSEGFDTIQGGGGDDSIGGGLQTASQTSDLADTIDGGEGNDIIFGNLGIDTLVGNIGNDTVFGGRDGDSIDGGLDNDSLVGGEGADTITGGTGNDTLVGGLQTSSQTGDLADNLNGGLGNDVIFGNLGNDTLIGDIGDDILFGGRDNDTLSGGANNDSLVGGEGADTITGDEGDDTIRGGLQTASQSDDLADSLNGGLGNDLIFGNLGNDTLLGDIGDDILFGGIDNDSIDGGADQDSLVGGENIDTITGGAGNDTIIGGLQSGDQSNDEADNINGGVGNDSILGNIGVDTLLGDAGNDIIFGGRDNDSIDGGTENDSLIGGEGTDTLVGGNGNDTIIGGLQTADQSGDQGDTITGGDGNDSILGNSGVDTLLGDGGNDALFGGRDNDTIDGGENDDTLVGGEGTDTLVGGNGADSILGGLQSEAQTGDLADTILGGAGNDTISGNLGDDTIDGGDNKDRINGNEGADSLVGGAGTDTIDGGEGNDTINGNEDNDSLFGGAGTDTISGNLGDDTIDGGEGNDTINGNEDNDSLFGGAGTDTISGNLGDDTIDGGEGNDTINGNEDNDSLFGGAGTDTISGNLGDDTIDGGEGNDTINGNEDNDSLFGGAGNDTIDGGEGNDTINGNEDNDSLLGGAGNDSIDGGAGNDTINSNDAANPGEIETLIGGAGADNITGGNGNDSIYGGFSTGAQTGDEADSINGGAGNDTIFGNLGNDTIDGGEGNDTINGNEDNDSLFGGAGNDSIDGGAGNDTINSNDPAVGGTETLIGGAGADNITGGNGNDSIYGGFSTGAQTGDEADSINGGAGNDTIFGNLEDDTIDGGNNNDRISGNEGNDSLLGGAGNDTIFGNLGNDSIDGGSGTDSLIGGEGGDTLNGGDTEGDIIYGGFVGNNQNNDEADSINGGAGNDTLYGNLDNDTIDGGNDEDTIYGGEGTDSLLGRDGNDSIYGGFSGNNQTGDEADSINGGAGNDTISGNLGDDTIDGDNNNDRISGNEDNDSLLGGAGTDTLFGNSGHDTIDGGEDNDTINGNQDRDKLLGGAGGDSLVGDTGDDTIYGGFSGDTQTGDLADTIDGGTANDLLFGNLGNDSIVGGTGDDIIYGNEDGDTLLGGNNNDTIYGGFSGDTQAGDLADTIDGGIANDILFGNLGNDSIVGGTGNDTLIGGSGADTLTGGSNNDHFRYLAASDSNNSTVDRIIDFANSDRISLATNLFGLTFNANASKTFETVAPIGGTTFTSVADIYGGITGLTASVAGDLTVANVTVNGGTFAGRYLFINDQFAEASATNDILIRFSTNVTLNPNNIVFFT from the coding sequence ATGGCTGATTTCATATTAGATGCTCAGGGAGGTATTCTCACTGGAACTAACGAGGCTGATCTTATTTCCTTTGCTGTCAATATTACAGGACAAATTAATAGCTTAGAGGGGAATGATACCATACAATCTCTCGGAGGAAATAGCGTCACAGGCACTCAAATCATCCTTGCCAACCAAGGAGATGATCTGATCTCCTCTGCGAGTACAGGAGGCTTTCTCACCACGATCGAAGCCTATGGCGGACAAGGAAACGATACAGTTGTAGGGGGTAACTTCAATGATACTTTGTATGGAAGTGAAGGCTTCGATACGATTCAAGGAGGAGGTGGAGACGACAGCATTGGTGGAGGATTGCAAACCGCTTCTCAAACCAGTGATCTCGCTGATACAATTGACGGTGGGGAAGGTAACGATATCATCTTCGGGAATTTAGGCATAGATACCCTTGTCGGAAATATTGGAAATGACACCGTATTTGGCGGTAGAGATGGGGATAGTATTGATGGTGGGCTAGACAATGACTCCCTCGTGGGTGGAGAAGGTGCAGATACCATCACCGGGGGAACAGGAAACGACACCCTTGTGGGAGGATTGCAAACCTCCTCTCAAACTGGCGATCTCGCAGATAACCTCAATGGGGGACTCGGAAATGATGTCATCTTCGGGAATTTAGGCAATGATACTCTCATTGGCGATATCGGCGATGACATTCTTTTTGGGGGTAGAGACAACGATACTTTAAGCGGTGGAGCTAACAATGACTCCCTCGTGGGTGGAGAAGGTGCAGATACCATCACCGGCGATGAAGGAGACGACACCATTCGCGGAGGATTACAAACCGCCTCTCAAAGTGATGATCTTGCTGATAGCCTTAATGGGGGACTCGGAAATGACCTCATCTTCGGGAATTTAGGCAATGATACTCTCCTGGGGGATATCGGGGATGACATTCTTTTTGGGGGAATTGATAATGACAGTATCGATGGAGGAGCAGATCAAGACTCCCTCGTGGGTGGAGAAAATATAGATACCATCACAGGAGGGGCTGGAAACGACACCATTATTGGAGGATTGCAAAGTGGCGATCAATCTAATGATGAGGCTGATAACATTAATGGTGGAGTTGGTAATGACAGTATCTTGGGTAATATCGGGGTTGATACTCTCCTGGGGGATGCCGGAAACGACATCATTTTTGGGGGTAGAGATAATGACAGTATCGATGGGGGGACAGAAAATGACTCTCTCATTGGTGGAGAAGGTACGGATACTCTCGTAGGTGGTAATGGAAACGACACCATTATTGGAGGATTACAAACCGCCGATCAAAGTGGTGATCAAGGTGATACGATCACTGGGGGAGACGGTAACGACAGTATCTTGGGTAATTCCGGGGTTGATACTCTCCTTGGAGATGGCGGAAATGATGCCCTTTTTGGGGGAAGAGATAATGACACTATCGATGGTGGGGAAAATGATGACACCCTCGTGGGTGGAGAAGGGACAGATACTCTCGTAGGCGGTAATGGAGCCGACAGCATTCTGGGAGGATTGCAATCAGAGGCTCAAACTGGCGATCTCGCTGATACGATTCTTGGTGGAGCCGGTAATGACACCATCTCAGGTAATCTAGGGGATGACACTATAGATGGGGGCGATAACAAGGATAGAATTAATGGTAACGAAGGCGCGGATAGTTTAGTAGGTGGAGCCGGGACTGACACCATCGATGGGGGTGAGGGCAACGACACAATCAACGGCAACGAAGATAACGATAGCTTATTCGGCGGTGCCGGGACTGACACCATCTCAGGTAATCTAGGGGATGACACCATCGATGGGGGTGAGGGCAACGACACAATCAACGGCAACGAAGATAATGATAGCTTATTCGGCGGTGCCGGGACTGACACCATCTCAGGTAATCTAGGGGATGACACCATTGATGGGGGTGAGGGCAACGACACAATCAACGGCAACGAAGATAATGATAGCTTATTCGGCGGTGCCGGGACTGACACCATCTCAGGTAATCTAGGGGATGACACCATTGATGGGGGTGAGGGCAACGACACAATCAACGGCAACGAAGATAATGATAGCTTATTCGGCGGTGCCGGCAATGACACCATTGATGGGGGTGAGGGGAATGACACAATCAACGGCAACGAAGATAACGATAGCTTATTAGGCGGTGCCGGCAATGACAGTATTGACGGGGGTGCCGGCAACGATACGATTAATAGTAATGACGCGGCTAATCCTGGAGAGATTGAAACTCTCATCGGAGGTGCTGGTGCTGATAACATCACCGGGGGGAATGGAAACGACTCCATTTACGGAGGATTTTCCACTGGGGCTCAAACCGGTGATGAGGCCGATAGTATCAATGGGGGAGCCGGCAATGACACTATCTTTGGTAATTTAGGTAATGACACCATCGATGGGGGTGAGGGCAATGACACAATCAATGGCAACGAAGATAACGATAGCTTATTCGGTGGTGCCGGCAATGACAGTATTGACGGGGGTGCCGGCAACGATACGATTAATAGTAATGACCCTGCTGTTGGGGGCACAGAAACTCTCATCGGGGGTGCTGGTGCTGATAACATCACCGGGGGGAATGGAAACGACTCCATTTACGGAGGATTTTCCACTGGGGCTCAAACCGGTGATGAGGCCGATAGTATCAATGGGGGAGCCGGCAATGACACTATCTTTGGTAATTTAGAGGATGACACTATAGATGGGGGTAATAACAACGATAGAATTAGCGGTAATGAAGGTAACGATAGCTTATTAGGTGGTGCCGGCAATGACACTATCTTTGGTAATTTAGGTAATGACAGTATTGACGGGGGGAGTGGAACTGACTCTCTCATTGGTGGAGAAGGTGGGGATACCCTCAACGGAGGTGACACCGAAGGTGACATTATTTACGGAGGATTTGTCGGTAATAATCAAAACAATGATGAGGCGGATAGTATCAATGGGGGAGCCGGCAATGACACTCTCTATGGGAATTTAGATAATGACACTATCGATGGCGGTAATGATGAAGACACTATCTATGGGGGAGAAGGCACGGATAGTCTTTTAGGTCGAGATGGAAACGACTCTATTTACGGAGGATTTTCCGGCAATAATCAAACTGGTGATGAGGCGGATAGCATCAATGGGGGAGCCGGCAATGACACTATCTCAGGTAATTTAGGGGATGACACTATAGATGGGGATAATAACAACGATAGAATTAGTGGTAACGAAGATAACGATAGCTTATTAGGTGGTGCCGGCACTGATACCCTCTTCGGGAATTCAGGTCATGACACGATCGATGGAGGTGAGGACAACGACACGATCAACGGCAACCAAGATAGGGATAAGTTGTTAGGTGGTGCAGGTGGCGATAGTCTCGTAGGTGATACTGGAGATGACACCATTTACGGAGGATTTTCTGGCGATACTCAAACCGGTGATCTCGCTGATACGATCGATGGGGGAACTGCTAATGACCTACTCTTTGGTAATTTAGGCAATGACAGTATAGTTGGTGGAACTGGAGACGACATTATCTACGGCAACGAAGACGGGGATACCTTATTAGGTGGTAATAACAATGACACCATTTACGGAGGATTTTCTGGCGATACTCAAGCCGGTGATCTCGCTGATACGATCGATGGGGGAATCGCTAATGACATCCTCTTTGGTAATTTAGGCAATGACAGTATAGTTGGTGGAACTGGAAACGACACCTTAATAGGTGGATCTGGTGCTGATACGTTGACTGGTGGATCTAATAATGATCATTTCCGCTATTTAGCAGCAAGTGATTCAAATAACAGTACGGTTGATAGGATTATAGACTTTGCAAACTCTGATAGAATCAGTCTAGCTACTAATCTTTTTGGTTTGACCTTTAATGCTAATGCCAGTAAGACATTTGAGACAGTTGCTCCTATTGGCGGTACTACTTTTACTTCTGTAGCAGACATATATGGTGGTATTACTGGCCTTACCGCTTCAGTGGCGGGAGATTTAACAGTTGCTAATGTGACTGTAAACGGCGGTACATTTGCGGGTCGTTACTTGTTTATCAATGATCAGTTTGCTGAAGCTTCAGCTACGAACGACATACTCATCAGGTTTTCAACCAACGTTACTCTTAATCCTAACAACATCGTTTTTTTTACCTAA
- a CDS encoding Rpn family recombination-promoting nuclease/putative transposase — MKTDSIFYQIFLKFPRSFFDLIGESSTAVDNYQFTSREVKQLSFRLDGLFLPTGEETDLPFYLVEVQFQPDPDFYYRLFSEFFLVLKQYKPPYPWQIVVIYASRQIEREQSLHFGDFLGLSRIRRIYLDELGQAANSSLGIGVIKLVVESQEQAVSVAQALIEQTKNQLTDETIQKNLIDLIENIIVYKFPLKSREEIEAMFNLSDLKQTKVYQEALAEGEEKGIILGKQQGEANLVLRLLTRRFGEISPTLVEGIRGLSVEQLEDLAEALLDFRSEEDLRQWLQVNR, encoded by the coding sequence ATGAAAACAGATAGTATTTTTTATCAAATTTTTCTTAAGTTTCCGAGAAGCTTTTTTGATTTAATTGGAGAGTCTTCAACCGCAGTTGATAATTATCAATTTACCTCTCGTGAAGTGAAACAACTCTCTTTTCGTCTCGATGGTTTATTTTTGCCAACAGGAGAAGAAACTGATTTACCTTTTTATCTAGTAGAGGTTCAGTTTCAACCTGACCCAGATTTCTATTATCGTTTATTTTCGGAGTTTTTTCTGGTTTTGAAGCAGTATAAACCGCCGTATCCTTGGCAAATTGTGGTTATTTATGCCAGTCGCCAAATAGAACGAGAACAGTCGCTCCATTTCGGGGATTTCCTGGGTTTATCTAGGATTAGGAGAATTTACTTAGATGAGTTGGGACAGGCAGCTAATAGCTCTCTAGGTATTGGTGTGATTAAATTAGTAGTAGAATCACAGGAGCAAGCAGTTTCTGTAGCTCAAGCTTTAATTGAGCAAACTAAGAATCAATTAACTGATGAAACTATTCAGAAAAATTTAATTGATTTAATTGAAAACATTATTGTTTATAAGTTTCCACTGAAAAGTAGAGAGGAAATAGAAGCGATGTTTAATCTCAGTGATCTCAAACAAACCAAAGTTTATCAAGAAGCTTTAGCTGAGGGGGAAGAAAAAGGGATTATTTTAGGAAAACAGCAAGGAGAAGCTAACTTAGTCCTACGCCTCCTCACTCGTCGTTTTGGTGAAATCTCCCCGACTTTAGTTGAAGGAATTCGGGGGTTATCTGTTGAGCAATTGGAAGATTTGGCAGAAGCTCTTTTAGATTTTAGAAGTGAGGAAGATTTGAGACAATGGTTACAAGTTAATCGGTAA